One window from the genome of Bdellovibrionales bacterium encodes:
- the rimO gene encoding 30S ribosomal protein S12 methylthiotransferase RimO — protein MKQEITNGTKKVHFISLGCPKNLVDSEIMAGTLLKDGFEVVGDHSEADTVIVNTCGFIEDSKKESIQRILEMGELKKSGQLKKVVVAGCLTQRYKDDLVEGLPEADLFVGSGEFQNIAKILRNNDAGEKKKTFFNLPTYLQEEATPRVNSQPGHRAYLKISEGCMKRCAFCAIPLIRGNLQSRTIANVVNEAKLLAAGGVKELIIISHDFTDYGWDLRRKNPEAKESPVELLRALTEVEGIEWIRLLYLYPDGITPEMIDLIKNNKKLVKYFDMPLQHINDAVLKSMNRKMTRKEIEEALRIIRTEIPDAVIRTQFIVGFPGETEEQFEELLEFIAEQQFDRVGCFQYSPEEGTPGGKMDAQVDEETKQQRFEAVMEVQQNISREKHRAFIGKTVEVLVEGFSEETDLLLQGRTSQQAPDIDGVVLINDGEAKVGDMVKVLVTDSMEYDLIGEIVPQ, from the coding sequence ATGAAGCAGGAAATTACAAACGGCACTAAAAAAGTTCACTTTATCAGTCTCGGTTGCCCGAAGAATCTCGTCGACTCTGAGATCATGGCCGGCACGTTGCTAAAAGATGGCTTTGAAGTTGTAGGTGACCACAGCGAAGCTGACACGGTGATCGTCAACACATGCGGTTTCATCGAGGACTCTAAAAAGGAATCCATTCAAAGAATTTTGGAAATGGGAGAGCTCAAGAAGTCTGGCCAGTTGAAAAAGGTTGTGGTCGCGGGCTGCCTTACTCAGCGTTATAAAGATGACTTGGTTGAAGGTCTGCCAGAAGCCGATCTTTTCGTCGGTTCTGGTGAATTCCAGAATATCGCTAAGATCTTGCGTAATAACGATGCTGGCGAGAAGAAAAAGACATTCTTTAATCTTCCGACCTACCTTCAAGAAGAAGCGACTCCGCGCGTGAATTCTCAGCCGGGTCACAGAGCTTATTTGAAAATCTCTGAAGGTTGCATGAAGCGTTGTGCGTTCTGTGCGATTCCTTTGATCCGCGGTAACTTGCAATCTCGTACAATCGCTAACGTTGTGAACGAAGCAAAACTTCTTGCTGCGGGCGGCGTGAAAGAACTCATCATCATTAGCCATGACTTCACAGACTATGGCTGGGATCTTCGCCGTAAGAACCCAGAAGCAAAAGAAAGCCCAGTAGAGCTTCTTCGCGCACTCACTGAAGTTGAAGGCATCGAGTGGATCCGTCTTTTGTACCTCTATCCAGATGGTATCACTCCTGAGATGATCGACCTTATTAAGAACAACAAGAAACTTGTTAAGTACTTCGATATGCCTTTGCAGCATATCAACGATGCTGTTCTGAAGTCGATGAATCGTAAGATGACTCGTAAAGAGATCGAAGAGGCTTTGAGAATTATCCGTACGGAAATTCCCGATGCTGTGATTCGTACTCAGTTCATCGTTGGTTTCCCTGGTGAAACAGAAGAGCAATTCGAAGAGCTTCTTGAGTTCATCGCTGAGCAACAGTTCGATCGCGTTGGTTGCTTCCAGTATTCTCCAGAAGAAGGCACTCCGGGCGGTAAGATGGATGCCCAAGTGGATGAAGAGACAAAACAACAGCGCTTTGAAGCTGTGATGGAAGTTCAACAGAACATTTCTCGCGAAAAACATCGCGCGTTCATCGGTAAGACGGTGGAAGTTCTGGTTGAAGGTTTCTCTGAAGAGACAGACTTGCTCTTGCAAGGCCGTACTTCTCAGCAAGCTCCAGACATCGACGGT
- a CDS encoding outer membrane lipoprotein carrier protein LolA: MSKFPILLSILVFVGMGPTFAAVAKSKEKKPASAVSVLKEVSKKYRNSKLVKIEADKKVTSELLGKTTNYEGEIYLSQGKFRWENETPEQTLLLFDGDTIWNVQYPPKDLGGPVQVAKAKLDKNTKSQILISTLIGKEPIDKNFKVISEKSDKETLNVELQPLSGDLRVKGLTLDVDLKTKQIKKISYKDDVDNTTEIQLKKTEFISKENKDLFKYKIPKDAQVTNL, translated from the coding sequence ATGTCTAAATTCCCCATTTTACTCTCTATTTTGGTGTTCGTTGGTATGGGCCCTACTTTCGCGGCCGTAGCAAAGAGCAAAGAGAAAAAGCCCGCATCTGCTGTTTCAGTTCTCAAAGAAGTTAGCAAAAAATATCGCAACAGCAAGCTCGTGAAAATTGAAGCGGATAAAAAAGTAACGTCAGAACTTTTAGGTAAGACGACGAACTACGAAGGCGAGATCTACTTGTCGCAAGGAAAGTTCCGCTGGGAAAACGAAACTCCTGAGCAAACATTGTTGCTATTCGATGGTGATACAATCTGGAACGTTCAGTATCCACCGAAAGATCTCGGCGGCCCTGTGCAAGTTGCGAAAGCAAAGTTGGATAAAAACACAAAGTCGCAAATCTTGATTTCAACTTTGATCGGTAAAGAACCTATCGACAAGAACTTCAAAGTGATCAGCGAAAAATCTGACAAAGAAACTCTGAATGTCGAGCTTCAGCCGCTTTCAGGCGATCTGCGGGTGAAGGGCTTAACCCTTGACGTGGATTTGAAAACTAAGCAGATCAAAAAGATCTCGTACAAGGATGACGTCGATAATACGACGGAAATTCAGCTGAAGAAAACAGAATTTATTTCTAAAGAAAACAAAGATCTCTTCAAATACAAAATTCCGAAAGACGCTCAGGTAACAAATCTATGA
- a CDS encoding 23S rRNA (pseudouridine(1915)-N(3))-methyltransferase RlmH — MKFVLYNLATAKEAWADEAARLYTQKISHFNPFEILTLKPKKSSRDEAAVKKKEESELILSSLSNDDFVILFDERGKSFNSIEFSKKIESVLSSSKKRAVFIIGGAYGVSDEVRSRAQLVVTLSPMVMNHLLAQTVALEQIYRAFTIIRNLPYHNS, encoded by the coding sequence ATGAAATTTGTCTTATACAACCTTGCCACTGCTAAAGAGGCCTGGGCGGACGAAGCCGCGAGGTTGTATACGCAAAAGATATCGCACTTTAATCCCTTTGAAATTCTAACCCTCAAGCCGAAGAAGTCCTCTCGTGACGAAGCGGCTGTGAAAAAGAAGGAAGAATCCGAGTTGATTCTTTCCTCGTTGAGCAACGACGACTTTGTGATCTTGTTTGATGAGCGGGGAAAGTCCTTTAACTCGATTGAGTTTTCCAAAAAAATTGAGAGCGTTCTTTCAAGCTCTAAGAAACGCGCGGTTTTCATTATTGGCGGTGCCTATGGTGTTTCTGATGAAGTTCGCAGCCGGGCCCAGCTGGTTGTGACACTTTCACCGATGGTAATGAATCACCTGTTGGCACAAACAGTGGCGCTTGAGCAAATCTATCGAGCGTTTACGATCATTAGAAATCTTCCTTACCACAACTCTTAG
- the nadD gene encoding nicotinate (nicotinamide) nucleotide adenylyltransferase: protein MRVGIFGGSFNPPHMGHINSLLTVQKKAGLDKIHVVPAAQNPLKVPIAGPSNEQRLELVKLALNTYGKQFFVDDQEIKRGGLSYTIDTVQNLRKDVDPEDLFLIIGADQFEEFSQWKDYQKILTEANLIVTTRPGWDIPSEADELPEFLKSLVAEYDFNFIELTTGRNVQFIRLQDVEVSATEVRKLLRTGRPVEKVLPLSVENYIKEHKLYRPIGEKVGDFEKFTEFCGRVLSEKKAIQVRGFDLTTLAAPTEYSLIASGTSTRHAVSLAENVVEAVKDEYNVLPLSVEGIEEGRWVLVDYGSLIVHVFYDFVRQEYSLEKLWKDGRELSLKDAAN from the coding sequence ATGAGAGTCGGTATTTTCGGCGGAAGTTTTAATCCACCACACATGGGCCACATCAACAGTCTTTTGACTGTGCAGAAAAAAGCGGGTCTCGATAAGATTCACGTGGTTCCTGCGGCTCAAAACCCGTTGAAAGTTCCGATTGCGGGCCCTTCTAACGAACAACGCTTGGAGCTCGTGAAACTTGCTTTGAACACCTACGGTAAGCAGTTCTTCGTTGATGACCAGGAAATTAAACGTGGTGGCTTAAGCTATACAATTGATACGGTTCAAAATCTTCGTAAAGACGTCGATCCTGAAGATTTGTTCCTTATTATCGGTGCGGATCAATTCGAAGAATTTAGCCAGTGGAAAGACTATCAAAAGATTCTTACTGAGGCGAACTTGATCGTCACAACTCGTCCAGGCTGGGATATCCCAAGCGAAGCTGATGAGTTGCCTGAGTTCTTAAAGTCTCTTGTTGCTGAATACGATTTCAACTTCATCGAGCTCACAACTGGCCGTAACGTTCAGTTCATCCGTCTGCAAGACGTTGAGGTTTCTGCGACTGAAGTTCGTAAGCTTTTACGCACGGGCCGTCCGGTTGAAAAAGTATTGCCGTTGTCAGTTGAAAACTACATCAAGGAACATAAGCTTTATCGTCCGATCGGTGAAAAAGTCGGCGACTTCGAAAAGTTCACTGAGTTCTGCGGCCGTGTTCTTTCTGAAAAGAAAGCGATCCAAGTTCGTGGGTTTGACCTGACGACATTGGCAGCTCCTACGGAATACTCTTTGATCGCTTCTGGTACGAGCACGCGTCATGCGGTTTCATTGGCTGAGAATGTTGTCGAAGCTGTAAAAGACGAATACAACGTCCTTCCACTCAGTGTGGAAGGTATCGAAGAAGGCCGTTGGGTTCTTGTGGACTATGGTTCTTTGATTGTTCACGTGTTCTATGATTTCGTTCGCCAAGAATACTCTCTGGAAAAGCTCTGGAAAGATGGCCGCGAATTGAGTCTTAAAGACGCTGCTAACTAG
- the obgE gene encoding GTPase ObgE: MKFIDEVTITVSSGHGGPGAVSFRRESMMPRGGPDGGDGGKGGDVVLKASKHVNSLIDIRHNKKYPAEDGHPGTASKSSGANGQDMVLVVPEGTLIRNMDGEVLVDMTGIEEYTLLKGGRGGKGNHFFKTSTNQAPEHAQPGEDGEELEIKLELKLIADVGIIGFPNAGKSTLISRISAAKPKIADYPFTTLTPNLGVVKAADFKSFVVADIPGLVKGAHQGVGLGIQFLKHIERTRFFIHLVDASGLSGRDPVQDYEDINYELERYDEDSADKEGFFSLRDRPQLVVLNKIDTLSSDQLEKLKSTFKKKTGVEPLVISAVTGKNIKELVIELTRKVFQEDK; the protein is encoded by the coding sequence ATGAAGTTTATTGATGAAGTTACAATCACAGTTTCCTCGGGTCACGGTGGCCCAGGCGCCGTTAGTTTCCGTCGCGAATCGATGATGCCACGTGGTGGTCCTGATGGTGGTGACGGCGGCAAGGGTGGTGACGTTGTCCTCAAGGCTTCAAAGCACGTAAATTCTCTGATTGATATTCGTCATAACAAAAAATATCCAGCTGAAGATGGTCATCCAGGCACGGCTTCAAAAAGTTCGGGCGCCAATGGACAAGACATGGTTCTTGTTGTTCCTGAAGGAACTCTCATTCGTAATATGGATGGCGAAGTTCTAGTGGACATGACTGGCATCGAAGAATACACGCTCCTTAAAGGTGGTCGTGGCGGTAAAGGAAATCATTTCTTTAAAACCAGCACGAACCAAGCTCCAGAGCACGCTCAACCTGGCGAAGACGGTGAAGAGCTTGAAATTAAACTAGAGCTTAAGCTGATCGCTGACGTGGGTATCATCGGTTTTCCGAATGCAGGTAAGTCGACTTTAATCTCTCGTATTTCAGCGGCGAAGCCAAAAATCGCAGATTATCCATTTACCACGTTAACACCAAACTTGGGTGTTGTGAAAGCGGCGGACTTTAAATCCTTCGTCGTTGCCGACATCCCAGGACTGGTTAAGGGCGCGCATCAAGGCGTTGGTTTGGGAATTCAGTTCCTAAAACATATCGAGCGCACTCGGTTCTTTATTCACTTGGTGGATGCATCCGGCTTGTCTGGCCGGGATCCAGTTCAGGACTATGAAGATATTAACTATGAACTTGAAAGATACGATGAAGACAGTGCGGATAAAGAGGGTTTCTTCTCTTTGCGCGATCGTCCTCAGCTCGTAGTACTTAATAAAATTGATACATTGAGTTCCGATCAACTCGAGAAATTAAAATCCACTTTCAAAAAGAAAACGGGCGTTGAGCCGTTGGTGATTTCTGCAGTGACCGGAAAGAATATTAAAGAACTAGTCATTGAATTGACTCGTAAGGTTTTCCAAGAGGACAAGTAG
- the rpmA gene encoding 50S ribosomal protein L27: MASKKAGGSTKNGRDSQSKRLGVKRFGGEQVLPGTIIVRQRGTKFHLGNNVKMGRDYTIYSVIDGLVKFERFSKERFKVSVYPKTA, translated from the coding sequence ATGGCAAGTAAGAAGGCCGGCGGTAGTACGAAGAATGGTCGCGATTCACAGAGTAAGCGACTTGGTGTAAAAAGATTCGGTGGCGAGCAAGTTCTCCCAGGTACAATCATCGTTCGTCAACGTGGTACAAAGTTCCACCTTGGCAACAACGTGAAAATGGGACGTGACTACACTATCTATTCAGTTATCGATGGATTGGTTAAATTTGAGCGTTTCTCTAAAGAGCGTTTCAAAGTTAGCGTTTATCCTAAAACTGCGTAA
- the rplU gene encoding 50S ribosomal protein L21 — MYAIIRTGGKQYKVQAGDVLQVEKLEQDLGKEFDITEVLMIGGDAAVIGQPVVKNAKVTVVVTKQARTRKVIVFKKKRRQGYRRFNTHKQDFTEIFVKAITSPDGKSVKAESTANVTDIAAARVQRIADKQADRKARAEAAVGGGKAAAETLKTEAKKVAKKKVAKKATAKKATKKPAKAGAKKKAAKKATKK, encoded by the coding sequence ATGTACGCAATTATTCGTACCGGCGGAAAACAATATAAAGTTCAAGCAGGTGATGTTCTTCAAGTAGAAAAGCTTGAGCAAGATCTTGGTAAAGAATTCGATATCACTGAAGTTCTCATGATCGGCGGCGATGCTGCTGTTATCGGTCAACCAGTAGTTAAGAATGCGAAAGTAACTGTTGTAGTTACTAAGCAAGCTCGCACTCGCAAAGTGATCGTATTCAAAAAGAAACGTCGCCAAGGCTATCGCCGTTTCAACACTCATAAACAAGATTTCACAGAAATTTTCGTTAAGGCGATCACATCTCCAGACGGAAAATCTGTTAAAGCTGAATCAACTGCAAACGTAACTGACATCGCAGCAGCACGCGTACAAAGAATCGCTGATAAACAAGCGGATCGTAAAGCACGCGCTGAAGCAGCAGTAGGTGGCGGTAAAGCTGCAGCTGAAACTTTGAAGACAGAAGCTAAAAAAGTTGCTAAAAAGAAAGTAGCTAAAAAGGCGACAGCTAAGAAAGCTACTAAGAAGCCAGCAAAAGCCGGCGCTAAGAAAAAAGCAGCTAAAAAAGCTACTAAAAAGTAA
- a CDS encoding Rne/Rng family ribonuclease encodes MSAEILINVKPHETRVAYIESGVLTDLKIERKTSPTLVGSVYRGHVIRVLPGMQAAFVDIGLDKAAFLYVGDIREDVDSGAYPFADLDRDDVLGADADTESPPPTSHHNKTPIQDLIKEGQSILVQVAKDPLGTKGARLTTHISLPGRFVVYLPTVRHLGVSRRIESEEERERLRHIVQKINPQGGVIVRTAGEGAAEESLRSDIEYLDRLGKEVFKNYEKKKTPGLIHQEPEVELRALRDLMSENVSSVWVDDVEIHKKVAKFVTQLMPKYKQNIVFYEEKKPLFDLYDIDIEISRSMERKMWLKSGGYIVIDEAEALVVIDVNTGKFVGKKDLEDTILKTNLEAVREIAHQLRIRNCGGIIIIDFIDMEKESHREKVLDALAEELQRDRARTNIVSMSQLGLVEMTRKRIRPSLIKTLCEPCSYCEGKGYIKRKSTIANEIFRELERDAGILENKKTNIVVHCHAEVVDWIYEMEGESLEHVEKKLGRSMAFKIEPNYHIEQYEIFFV; translated from the coding sequence ATGTCAGCAGAAATTCTCATCAATGTTAAACCGCATGAAACTCGCGTTGCCTATATCGAATCTGGCGTGTTGACGGACCTCAAAATCGAAAGAAAAACCTCCCCGACCTTGGTCGGCTCAGTTTATCGCGGACACGTGATTCGCGTTCTTCCGGGAATGCAGGCTGCGTTCGTAGACATTGGTCTAGATAAAGCCGCATTCTTGTACGTCGGTGACATCCGTGAAGATGTCGACTCTGGCGCATATCCTTTCGCGGATTTAGATCGTGACGACGTATTGGGTGCGGATGCAGACACTGAATCACCACCACCTACTTCGCATCACAATAAAACTCCGATCCAAGATTTGATCAAAGAAGGCCAATCTATTCTTGTTCAAGTAGCAAAAGATCCTCTTGGCACGAAGGGTGCGCGTTTAACGACGCATATTTCTTTGCCGGGTCGTTTCGTCGTGTATTTACCAACCGTTCGTCACTTAGGTGTCTCGCGCAGAATCGAGAGCGAAGAAGAGCGTGAGCGTCTTCGTCACATCGTTCAGAAAATCAACCCGCAAGGGGGCGTGATTGTTCGTACAGCGGGCGAGGGTGCGGCTGAAGAAAGCCTTCGTTCTGATATCGAGTATCTTGATCGTCTCGGCAAAGAAGTTTTCAAAAACTACGAAAAGAAGAAAACTCCTGGCTTGATTCACCAAGAGCCCGAGGTTGAACTTCGCGCACTCAGAGACCTGATGAGCGAAAACGTTTCCAGCGTGTGGGTGGATGACGTCGAAATTCACAAAAAAGTTGCGAAATTCGTGACTCAGCTGATGCCCAAGTACAAACAAAACATCGTCTTCTACGAAGAGAAAAAACCTCTCTTTGACCTCTATGATATCGATATCGAGATCTCTCGTTCGATGGAAAGAAAAATGTGGTTGAAGTCGGGTGGTTATATCGTGATTGATGAGGCGGAAGCGCTTGTCGTGATCGACGTGAACACCGGTAAATTTGTCGGCAAAAAAGACCTCGAAGATACGATTTTGAAAACCAATCTTGAAGCCGTTCGCGAGATCGCGCATCAGCTCAGAATTCGTAACTGCGGCGGGATTATCATCATCGATTTCATCGATATGGAAAAAGAATCTCACCGTGAAAAAGTTCTCGATGCTTTGGCCGAAGAACTTCAGCGCGACCGTGCTCGCACCAACATCGTTTCGATGTCGCAGCTAGGTTTAGTTGAAATGACTCGTAAACGTATCCGTCCAAGCCTGATTAAAACCTTGTGCGAGCCATGCTCCTACTGCGAAGGCAAAGGCTACATTAAACGCAAATCAACGATCGCAAACGAGATCTTCCGTGAGCTTGAGCGCGACGCCGGCATTCTTGAAAACAAAAAGACCAACATCGTTGTTCACTGTCATGCAGAAGTGGTGGATTGGATCTACGAAATGGAAGGCGAAAGCCTTGAACATGTCGAGAAAAAACTCGGCCGCTCCATGGCGTTTAAAATTGAGCCAAACTACCACATCGAGCAGTACGAGATCTTCTTCGTTTAA
- a CDS encoding type IV pilus twitching motility protein PilT gives MATIDELFKLMVDQGASDLHITSGAPPYLRLHGNMIALNYRELSSQDVQGLIFEILSEKQKKSFIEKWELDCAYTLAGVGRFRCNIFMQRKGLGAVFRIIPEKIKTAQELNLPPAIMDVIDCEKGLILVTGPTGSGKSTTLASLIHHINATREAHIITVEDPIEFVHPNIKSLINQREVGSHTKSFANALKAALREDPDILLVGELRDLETISLALTAAETGHIVFGTLHTNSAAKTIDRIIDVFPSGQQQQIRTMLAESLRGVIAQTLFTRADGQGRIAAYEIMRNTKAIGNLIRESKIHQIPSAMQTGSSSGMILFEKYIEDLVRKGKVSAHDAKTFLGKEGDTTVAGPGGATKIG, from the coding sequence ATGGCAACGATAGACGAACTATTTAAACTGATGGTCGATCAAGGCGCATCGGATCTTCACATTACAAGTGGTGCCCCGCCATATCTTCGCCTTCATGGTAACATGATTGCTTTGAATTATCGCGAACTTTCTAGCCAAGACGTTCAAGGTTTGATCTTTGAAATTCTCAGCGAAAAACAGAAAAAGTCTTTCATCGAAAAATGGGAACTCGACTGCGCTTATACACTCGCAGGCGTTGGCCGTTTCCGTTGCAACATTTTCATGCAGCGTAAAGGTCTTGGTGCCGTCTTTCGTATCATTCCAGAGAAGATTAAAACAGCTCAAGAGTTGAATTTGCCACCGGCAATCATGGACGTTATCGATTGCGAAAAAGGTTTGATTCTTGTGACAGGTCCTACGGGTTCTGGTAAGTCGACGACTCTGGCGTCATTGATCCATCATATCAACGCCACTCGTGAAGCACACATTATCACGGTTGAAGACCCGATCGAGTTCGTGCATCCAAACATCAAATCTCTTATCAACCAACGTGAAGTTGGTAGCCACACGAAGTCTTTCGCCAATGCGTTGAAAGCCGCGCTCCGCGAAGACCCGGATATCTTGCTCGTGGGTGAGTTGCGTGACTTGGAAACGATCTCTCTTGCATTGACGGCTGCGGAAACGGGACACATCGTGTTCGGAACTCTGCACACCAACAGTGCGGCAAAAACAATTGACCGTATCATTGACGTTTTCCCTTCTGGCCAGCAACAGCAGATCAGAACGATGCTCGCGGAGAGCTTGCGTGGAGTTATCGCGCAAACACTCTTTACTCGCGCGGATGGTCAAGGCCGTATTGCCGCCTACGAGATCATGAGAAATACCAAAGCGATTGGTAACTTGATTCGTGAGAGCAAAATCCATCAAATCCCTTCGGCAATGCAAACAGGATCTTCTAGTGGTATGATTCTTTTCGAAAAATACATTGAAGATTTGGTTAGAAAAGGAAAGGTTTCTGCACACGACGCAAAAACGTTCCTCGGCAAAGAGGGCGACACGACCGTTGCCGGTCCTGGTGGCGCAACGAAAATTGGTTAA
- the deoC gene encoding deoxyribose-phosphate aldolase: protein MKNLASYIDHTILKPETTEAQVRQICQEALDNKFFSVCVNTSFVPLCKTLLKSSQVKVCAVVGFPLGAMSTPAKAFETQWAVENGADEIDMVIQIGELKGGNYDYVREDIRKVVEAAQGRTVKVIIETSLLTQNEKIKACELSKEAKAHFVKTSTGFGGGGATVDDVKLMKSVVGDALQVKASGGVRDQATAEAMIAAGATRLGTSSGVQLVKNQNVTGAY from the coding sequence TTGAAAAATCTCGCCTCATACATTGATCATACAATTCTCAAGCCTGAGACCACCGAAGCACAAGTTCGACAGATCTGCCAAGAGGCTCTCGATAATAAATTCTTTAGCGTTTGTGTGAACACAAGCTTTGTTCCTCTGTGTAAAACTCTGTTGAAAAGTTCGCAGGTAAAAGTTTGCGCTGTTGTCGGCTTTCCTCTGGGTGCTATGAGCACTCCGGCAAAAGCTTTCGAAACTCAGTGGGCTGTTGAAAATGGCGCTGATGAAATCGATATGGTGATTCAGATTGGTGAACTCAAAGGCGGAAACTACGATTACGTTCGCGAAGACATTCGCAAGGTGGTTGAAGCCGCTCAAGGCCGCACTGTAAAAGTCATCATCGAGACCTCCCTGCTCACGCAAAATGAAAAGATCAAAGCTTGCGAGCTCAGCAAAGAAGCTAAAGCGCATTTCGTGAAAACAAGTACCGGATTCGGCGGCGGCGGTGCCACGGTTGATGATGTGAAACTGATGAAGAGTGTTGTGGGCGATGCTTTGCAAGTTAAAGCCAGCGGCGGCGTTCGCGATCAGGCCACGGCTGAAGCAATGATTGCAGCCGGGGCTACCCGCCTCGGCACAAGCTCGGGCGTGCAGCTGGTTAAAAATCAAAATGTTACTGGAGCTTACTGA